A genome region from Leifsonia sp. Root112D2 includes the following:
- a CDS encoding J domain-containing protein codes for MFVVRCTPMTREAAAAILGVSAFASRAEIMAAFLLRARLTHPDRFAGAPAGDIAAASREFVRVSAARDLLCATGAIERADATRASSAPAPVLGRSRVRARFDNALPLPETRVWIA; via the coding sequence ATGTTCGTTGTTCGGTGCACGCCGATGACTCGGGAGGCCGCCGCGGCCATCCTGGGCGTCAGCGCGTTCGCGAGCCGAGCCGAGATCATGGCGGCGTTTCTGTTGCGGGCGCGGTTGACGCATCCGGATCGCTTCGCGGGTGCGCCCGCGGGTGACATCGCCGCAGCATCGCGAGAGTTCGTGCGGGTCAGCGCGGCGCGTGACCTGCTGTGCGCAACGGGGGCAATAGAGCGAGCGGATGCGACGCGTGCGTCGAGCGCCCCGGCTCCCGTTCTGGGCCGCTCGCGAGTGCGCGCCAGATTCGATAACGCACTACCGCTGCCAGAGACCCGAGTCTGGATCGCATAG
- the araA gene encoding L-arabinose isomerase produces MIALTTSLEQYELWFLTGSQGLYGEETLRQVAEQSQQIVRTLEKASDIPVKIVWKPVLKDSESIRRAALEANSAENVIGVIAWMHTFSPAKMWIAGLDALRTPLLHLHTQANVQLPWADIDFDFMNLNQAAHGDREFGYIQSRLGVSRKTVVGHASDPTVTAKIGAWSRAAAGWAATHELKLARFGDNMRYVAVTEGDKTEAELRFGVQVNTWGVNELVEAVDAASDADVSALVSEYEDLYEVAAELRAGGDRHDSLRYGARIELGLRSFLEEGGFGAFTTSFEDLGGLRQLPGLAVQRLMADGYGFGAEGDWKTAVLVRAAKVMGAGLPGGASLMEDYTYDMTPGDERILGAHMLEVCPSLTTSKPTLEIHPLGIGGREDPVRLVFTADAGAGIVVALSDMRERFRLVANVVEVVEPSAPLPKLPVGRAVWKPAPDFQTSAAAWLTAGAAHHTVMSTQVGAEVFEDFAEIARTELLMIDGDTTLRDFAKEVRWNQAYYRLAQGF; encoded by the coding sequence ATGATCGCCCTCACGACCTCTCTCGAGCAGTACGAGCTGTGGTTCCTCACCGGCAGCCAGGGGCTCTACGGCGAGGAGACGCTGCGCCAGGTGGCCGAGCAGTCCCAGCAGATCGTGCGCACGCTGGAGAAGGCATCCGACATCCCCGTGAAGATCGTGTGGAAGCCGGTGCTCAAGGACTCCGAGTCGATCCGTCGCGCCGCGCTCGAGGCGAACAGCGCCGAGAACGTGATTGGCGTCATTGCCTGGATGCACACCTTCAGCCCCGCAAAGATGTGGATCGCCGGCCTGGACGCCCTGCGTACGCCGCTGCTGCACCTGCACACGCAGGCCAACGTTCAACTGCCGTGGGCCGACATCGACTTCGACTTCATGAACCTCAATCAGGCCGCGCACGGTGACCGCGAGTTCGGCTACATCCAGAGTCGGCTGGGCGTCTCCCGCAAGACCGTCGTGGGTCACGCATCCGACCCCACCGTGACCGCGAAGATCGGCGCCTGGAGCCGCGCCGCCGCCGGCTGGGCCGCCACGCACGAGCTCAAGCTCGCCCGCTTCGGCGACAACATGCGCTACGTTGCCGTCACCGAGGGTGACAAGACCGAGGCCGAGCTGCGCTTCGGCGTGCAGGTGAATACCTGGGGCGTCAACGAGCTGGTCGAGGCCGTCGACGCGGCCAGCGACGCGGATGTCTCCGCTCTCGTTTCCGAGTACGAGGACCTGTACGAGGTGGCAGCCGAACTGCGCGCCGGCGGCGACCGCCATGACTCGCTGCGCTACGGTGCCCGCATCGAGCTCGGCCTGCGCTCCTTCCTCGAGGAGGGCGGCTTCGGCGCGTTCACCACGAGCTTCGAAGACCTCGGCGGCCTGCGCCAGCTGCCCGGCCTCGCCGTGCAGCGGCTCATGGCCGACGGCTACGGCTTCGGCGCCGAGGGCGACTGGAAGACCGCCGTTCTGGTGCGCGCGGCCAAGGTCATGGGTGCGGGACTGCCCGGTGGCGCCTCCCTCATGGAGGACTACACCTACGACATGACCCCCGGCGACGAGCGCATTCTCGGCGCGCACATGCTCGAGGTCTGCCCGAGCCTCACCACATCCAAGCCCACCCTCGAGATCCACCCGCTGGGCATCGGCGGGCGCGAAGACCCCGTTCGTCTGGTCTTCACGGCGGATGCCGGCGCCGGCATCGTGGTAGCCCTCAGCGACATGCGCGAGCGTTTCCGCCTCGTGGCCAATGTCGTCGAGGTCGTTGAGCCGAGCGCTCCGCTGCCGAAGCTTCCCGTCGGACGCGCGGTGTGGAAGCCCGCGCCCGATTTTCAGACCTCCGCCGCAGCCTGGCTCACGGCCGGCGCCGCACACCACACCGTCATGTCGACCCAGGTCGGCGCCGAGGTCTTCGAAGATTTCGCCGAGATCGCACGCACCGAGTTGCTGATGATCGACGGCGACACCACGCTTCGCGACTTTGCGAAGGAGGTGCGCTGGAACCAGGCCTATTACCGCCTGGCTCAGGGCTTCTAA
- a CDS encoding L-ribulose-5-phosphate 4-epimerase, whose translation MSTFEPEIEVGIARVRADVSRLHAELMRNGLVVWTGGNVSGRVPGADLFVIKPSGVDYDDLAPENMILCTLDGQVVPGTPGCERSPSSDTAAHAYVYRSMPDVGGVVHTHSTYATAWAARAEAIPCVITAMADEFGGEIPVGPFAIIGDDSIGRGIVATLTGHRSRAVLMQNHGPFTIGKDARDAVKAAVMVEDVARTVHIARQGGPLVPIPQDAIDSLFNRYQNVYGQAPIGSLGDNA comes from the coding sequence ATGAGCACTTTCGAACCCGAGATCGAGGTCGGCATCGCCCGTGTTCGCGCGGATGTCTCGCGGCTGCACGCCGAGCTCATGCGCAACGGTCTGGTCGTGTGGACCGGCGGCAACGTCTCGGGCCGCGTGCCCGGCGCCGATCTCTTCGTGATCAAGCCGAGCGGCGTCGACTACGACGATCTCGCGCCCGAGAACATGATTCTCTGCACCCTTGACGGCCAGGTCGTTCCCGGCACACCCGGATGTGAACGTTCACCGTCGAGCGACACCGCCGCCCACGCCTACGTGTACCGCTCCATGCCAGATGTCGGCGGCGTCGTGCACACGCACTCCACCTACGCCACCGCGTGGGCAGCGCGTGCCGAGGCGATCCCGTGTGTGATCACGGCGATGGCCGACGAGTTCGGCGGAGAGATCCCCGTCGGCCCATTCGCCATCATCGGTGACGATTCGATAGGCCGCGGCATCGTTGCGACCCTCACCGGCCACCGCAGCCGCGCCGTGCTGATGCAGAATCACGGCCCGTTCACCATCGGCAAGGATGCCCGCGACGCCGTCAAGGCCGCCGTCATGGTGGAGGATGTCGCCCGCACCGTGCACATCGCACGCCAGGGTGGGCCTCTCGTGCCCATCCCGCAGGATGCCATCGACTCGCTCTTCAACCGCTACCAGAACGTCTACGGCCAGGCGCCGATCGGCTCACTAGGAGACAACGCATGA
- the araB gene encoding ribulokinase, with protein MTVHIEVGIERMPSSGQGFETSQFLDKGVGVGPAVPDAQHGQHAQPQTAANAAGEARYVIGVDYGTLSGRAVVVRVSDGRELGSAVLDYPHAVMDSTLAATGAALAPDWALQVPADYVAVLKSAVPAAIADAGIDPADVIGIGTDFTACTMVPTLADGTPLNELPEYADRPHAYVKLWKHHAAQPQADRINTLAAERGESWLPRYGGLISSEWEFAKGLQLLEEDPELYNRMEHWVEAADWIVWQLTGRYVRNACTAGYKGILQDGEYPSADFLAALNPAFADFAETKVAHEIGQLGASAGTLTAEAAAWTGLPEGIAVAVGNVDAHVTAPAAQAVLPGQMVAIMGTSTCHVMNSDTLTEVPGMCGVVDGGIVSGLYGYEAGQSGVGDIFAWYVKNQVPARYVEAADAAGTSIHQYLTDLAYREPVGAHGLIALDWQSGNRSVLVDHELSGVVLGTTLTTRPEEIYRALLEATAFGTRTIVETFNASGVPVTEFIVAGGLLKNPQLMQTYSDVLRLPISTIASEQGPALGSAIHAAVAAGAYADVRAAGQAMGSVNKNVYTPNEQSALAYDRLYAEYSALHDYFGRGTNDVMHRLRAIRRDAFAAEKAESAESGAQA; from the coding sequence GTGACCGTTCACATTGAAGTGGGCATCGAGCGGATGCCTTCATCGGGTCAGGGTTTCGAGACAAGCCAGTTTTTGGACAAGGGAGTCGGCGTGGGTCCAGCAGTGCCGGATGCGCAGCACGGGCAGCACGCCCAGCCCCAGACAGCGGCGAACGCTGCGGGCGAGGCACGCTACGTCATCGGCGTCGATTACGGAACGCTTTCCGGTCGCGCCGTTGTTGTACGCGTCTCTGACGGCCGCGAGCTCGGCTCGGCCGTGCTCGACTATCCGCACGCCGTCATGGACTCCACCCTGGCAGCCACCGGCGCCGCGCTCGCGCCCGACTGGGCGCTGCAGGTGCCCGCCGACTACGTCGCCGTGCTGAAATCCGCCGTTCCCGCGGCCATCGCCGACGCCGGCATCGACCCGGCGGATGTCATCGGCATCGGCACCGACTTCACCGCCTGCACCATGGTTCCCACGCTCGCAGACGGCACCCCGCTCAACGAGCTGCCCGAATATGCCGACCGCCCGCACGCCTACGTGAAGCTGTGGAAACATCACGCGGCACAGCCCCAGGCCGACCGCATCAACACTCTCGCGGCCGAGCGCGGCGAAAGCTGGCTGCCACGCTACGGCGGGCTCATCTCGAGCGAGTGGGAGTTCGCCAAGGGCCTGCAACTGCTCGAGGAGGACCCCGAGCTCTACAACCGCATGGAGCACTGGGTGGAGGCCGCAGACTGGATCGTCTGGCAGCTCACCGGGCGCTACGTGCGCAACGCCTGCACCGCCGGCTACAAGGGCATCCTGCAGGATGGCGAGTACCCGAGCGCCGACTTCCTGGCCGCGCTCAACCCCGCTTTCGCGGATTTCGCCGAGACCAAGGTGGCGCACGAGATCGGCCAGCTCGGGGCATCCGCCGGCACGCTGACCGCCGAGGCCGCTGCGTGGACCGGACTGCCCGAGGGCATCGCCGTGGCCGTCGGCAACGTCGACGCGCACGTGACGGCGCCGGCCGCACAGGCCGTGCTGCCGGGCCAGATGGTGGCCATCATGGGCACCTCCACCTGCCATGTCATGAACTCCGACACCCTCACCGAGGTTCCCGGCATGTGCGGCGTCGTCGATGGCGGCATCGTTTCGGGGCTCTACGGTTACGAGGCCGGCCAGTCCGGGGTCGGCGACATCTTCGCCTGGTACGTCAAGAACCAGGTGCCCGCCCGCTACGTCGAGGCGGCGGATGCGGCCGGCACGAGCATCCACCAGTACCTCACCGATCTCGCCTACCGCGAGCCCGTCGGCGCGCACGGGCTCATCGCACTCGACTGGCAGAGCGGCAACCGTTCGGTGCTCGTCGATCACGAACTCTCCGGCGTTGTGCTCGGCACGACCCTCACCACGCGGCCCGAGGAGATCTACCGCGCGCTGCTCGAGGCCACGGCCTTCGGCACCCGCACCATTGTGGAGACCTTCAACGCCAGCGGCGTGCCGGTAACCGAGTTCATCGTGGCGGGTGGGCTGCTGAAGAACCCGCAGCTCATGCAGACCTACTCCGACGTGCTGCGCCTGCCGATCTCGACGATCGCCAGTGAGCAGGGTCCGGCACTCGGCTCGGCCATTCATGCTGCCGTCGCCGCGGGAGCATACGCGGATGTGCGCGCCGCCGGCCAGGCGATGGGCAGCGTGAACAAGAACGTCTACACGCCCAACGAGCAGTCGGCCCTCGCCTACGACCGCCTCTACGCCGAGTACTCCGCCCTGCACGACTACTTCGGTCGCGGCACAAACGACGTGATGCACCGTCTGCGCGCCATCCGGCGTGACGCCTTCGCTGCGGAAAAGGCCGAGTCCGCCGAGAGCGGGGCGCAGGCATGA
- a CDS encoding LacI family DNA-binding transcriptional regulator: MTAETHKTRAPSIRDVARLAGVSHQTVSRVLNQHPSIRETTKQRVLQVMEELQYRPNRAARALVTSRSRTIGILAAASGSYYGPSSSIQAIEDAARDAGYYVTTSNLAATDRDSIEAALDHLMSQAVEGIVVIAPQVRVFDAIAQLSISVPFVTMQATGRLADHALWVDQIAGARLATRHLIELGHRNIYHLAGPQDWIEAEARMRGFLDEMSAQDVPTTAPILGDWTADFGYRAGRELVRVRDFTAIFSSNDQMALGLIHAFRDAGLDVPGDVSVVGFDNIPEAAHFWPPLTTVRQDFAELGKRCMRLLLSDIDGTRESYPGGTLAPELIVRASTAPPAF; the protein is encoded by the coding sequence GTGACAGCGGAGACACACAAGACGCGAGCGCCCAGCATTCGGGATGTCGCGCGCCTTGCGGGCGTCTCGCACCAGACCGTTTCGCGCGTGCTCAACCAGCACCCGAGCATTCGCGAGACCACGAAACAACGCGTGCTGCAGGTCATGGAGGAGCTGCAGTATCGGCCGAATCGTGCCGCCCGGGCACTCGTGACGAGTCGTTCGCGCACCATAGGCATCCTGGCCGCGGCATCCGGCTCGTACTACGGGCCGTCGAGCAGTATTCAGGCGATCGAGGATGCCGCGCGCGACGCCGGCTACTACGTCACCACCTCGAATCTGGCCGCCACCGATCGCGACTCGATCGAGGCCGCGCTCGACCACCTGATGTCGCAGGCGGTGGAGGGCATCGTGGTGATCGCGCCGCAGGTGCGGGTCTTCGACGCCATCGCGCAGCTCTCCATCTCGGTGCCGTTCGTCACCATGCAGGCCACGGGCCGGCTGGCCGACCACGCGCTGTGGGTAGACCAGATCGCGGGCGCACGCCTGGCCACGCGGCACCTGATCGAGCTCGGTCACCGCAACATCTACCACCTGGCCGGACCGCAGGACTGGATCGAGGCCGAGGCGCGCATGCGCGGCTTCCTCGACGAGATGTCCGCGCAGGATGTGCCCACCACGGCGCCGATCCTGGGCGACTGGACGGCGGATTTCGGTTACCGGGCCGGGCGTGAGCTGGTGCGGGTGCGTGACTTCACGGCGATCTTCTCCTCCAACGACCAGATGGCGCTCGGGCTGATCCACGCCTTTCGAGACGCGGGCCTCGACGTGCCGGGTGACGTGAGCGTGGTCGGATTCGACAACATTCCCGAGGCGGCACACTTCTGGCCGCCGCTCACCACGGTGCGCCAGGATTTCGCCGAGTTGGGCAAGCGCTGCATGCGGCTGCTGCTGAGCGATATCGACGGCACCCGCGAGTCGTACCCCGGTGGCACGCTGGCCCCCGAGCTGATCGTGCGCGCATCGACGGCCCCGCCCGCGTTCTGA
- a CDS encoding MFS transporter produces the protein MQTATTTEVGGIFGRRYLWVTVGMCALILLAAFEALAVTTVMPTVSAELHGAHLYALAFSAPLAMGIVGMVAAGNWSDRHGPRAPLFLCVVLFVVGLAIVGVASTMEVLVVGRIVQGLGAGGLTVALYVIVARVYPPVLHARIFAAFSAAWVVPSLIGPLIAGLVTEHFGWRWVFLGVIVLVVLAMGMVVPAMRSLAGGEAEPPPWNLRRLGWAVLASVAVLVVNISAEAEGPARWILPVLAVAVAVYALRPLLPSRTLLAARGLPSVILVRDLIGGAFFGAEVYVPYLLTKDFAFTASGAGLALTAAGLTWAGASWLQSRLETRVSGGASFQLGSSLLALSIATVLVTAIFALVPGTAIVGWAFAGAGMGFMFPRTSVMTLGYSTAQNQGFNSSALVIADSIGASVSLAATAVVFAALSPLGSAWAFAGCFALTAAFAAIAAVLGSRVDVATVPAAR, from the coding sequence GTGCAGACCGCAACCACCACCGAGGTCGGTGGCATCTTCGGTCGGCGCTATCTCTGGGTGACCGTCGGCATGTGTGCGCTGATTCTGCTGGCCGCGTTCGAGGCGCTCGCCGTCACGACGGTGATGCCCACGGTGAGTGCCGAACTGCACGGCGCTCATCTCTATGCCCTGGCCTTTTCCGCGCCGCTGGCCATGGGCATCGTCGGCATGGTTGCGGCGGGCAACTGGTCGGATCGGCACGGGCCGCGCGCGCCGCTTTTTCTCTGCGTGGTTCTCTTCGTGGTCGGTCTTGCCATCGTGGGTGTCGCATCCACCATGGAGGTTCTGGTCGTGGGGCGCATCGTGCAAGGGCTCGGCGCTGGCGGGCTGACCGTGGCGCTCTACGTGATAGTCGCCCGGGTGTATCCGCCTGTTCTGCACGCGCGCATCTTCGCGGCATTCTCTGCGGCCTGGGTCGTGCCCTCGCTCATCGGCCCGCTCATAGCGGGCCTCGTCACGGAGCATTTCGGCTGGCGGTGGGTGTTCCTTGGCGTGATAGTGCTGGTCGTGCTCGCGATGGGAATGGTGGTGCCAGCCATGCGTTCGCTGGCCGGGGGAGAGGCCGAACCCCCGCCATGGAATCTGCGCCGTCTCGGCTGGGCCGTGCTGGCCTCCGTCGCGGTGCTCGTGGTCAACATCTCCGCTGAGGCCGAGGGTCCAGCGCGCTGGATTCTTCCTGTTCTGGCCGTCGCGGTCGCGGTCTACGCACTGCGCCCGCTGCTGCCGTCGCGTACACTTCTGGCCGCCAGGGGCCTGCCGAGCGTGATTCTCGTGCGTGACCTCATCGGCGGCGCCTTCTTCGGTGCCGAGGTGTATGTGCCATATCTGTTGACGAAGGACTTCGCCTTCACGGCATCCGGCGCCGGACTGGCGTTGACCGCGGCCGGTCTCACCTGGGCGGGGGCGTCGTGGCTGCAGAGTCGGCTCGAGACCCGGGTGAGTGGCGGGGCGAGCTTTCAGCTCGGATCGAGCCTGCTCGCGCTTTCCATCGCCACGGTTCTGGTCACGGCCATATTCGCGCTCGTACCCGGCACGGCGATAGTGGGCTGGGCGTTCGCCGGCGCCGGCATGGGCTTCATGTTTCCGCGCACAAGTGTCATGACCCTGGGGTACTCGACGGCGCAGAATCAGGGTTTCAACAGTTCGGCGCTCGTCATCGCCGACTCCATCGGCGCCTCCGTGTCGTTGGCGGCGACGGCCGTTGTCTTCGCGGCGCTGTCCCCGCTGGGCAGCGCCTGGGCGTTCGCCGGATGCTTCGCGCTGACCGCCGCCTTCGCCGCAATTGCAGCGGTGCTCGGCTCCCGCGTCGACGTGGCGACGGTGCCCGCGGCACGTTGA
- the chvE gene encoding multiple monosaccharide ABC transporter substrate-binding protein, whose product MKTRKVLIGIAAVGLAFSLAACSGGGRGGTGNDSGAAKAGSNKGALVGVAMPTKTSERWIKDGDAVKADLEKLGYKVDLEYGDDKIPQQVQQVSNMITKGAKVLIIASIDGTALSDQLDDAAKAGIKVIAYDRLINGSKNVDYYTTFDNYKVGVDQATSLLTGLGIVDKDGKETGKKGPFNVELFAGSPDDNNATFFYNGAMATLKKYIDDGTLVVKSGQTGFTQIATLRWDPATAQKRMQNLIASTYSDGTKVQGILSPYDGLSIGIISALTGAGYATTALPVITGQDAEAASVKSIIAGQQYSTIYKDTRKLGTEAVKMADDILNGKTPEVNDTKSYDNKVKVVPTFLFQPTVVTKDNYKSVLIDSGYYTEADLK is encoded by the coding sequence GTGAAGACACGCAAGGTCCTCATCGGCATTGCTGCCGTCGGACTCGCCTTTTCGCTCGCTGCCTGCTCGGGCGGCGGTCGCGGTGGCACAGGCAATGACAGTGGCGCGGCCAAGGCCGGATCCAACAAGGGCGCCCTCGTCGGCGTCGCGATGCCGACCAAGACATCCGAGCGCTGGATCAAGGACGGCGACGCCGTCAAGGCTGACCTCGAGAAGCTCGGCTACAAGGTCGACCTCGAGTACGGCGACGACAAGATCCCCCAGCAGGTGCAGCAGGTCAGCAACATGATCACCAAGGGCGCCAAGGTGCTGATCATCGCGTCGATCGACGGCACGGCGCTGAGCGACCAGCTCGACGACGCGGCCAAGGCCGGCATCAAGGTGATCGCGTACGACCGGCTCATCAACGGCTCGAAGAACGTGGACTACTACACGACCTTCGACAACTACAAGGTCGGCGTCGACCAGGCCACCAGCCTGCTCACCGGTCTCGGCATCGTCGACAAGGACGGCAAGGAAACCGGCAAGAAGGGCCCGTTCAACGTCGAGCTCTTCGCCGGCAGCCCCGACGACAACAACGCCACGTTCTTCTACAACGGCGCGATGGCTACGCTCAAGAAGTACATTGACGACGGCACGCTCGTCGTCAAGAGCGGCCAGACCGGTTTCACGCAGATCGCAACGCTGCGCTGGGACCCGGCAACCGCGCAGAAGCGCATGCAGAACCTGATCGCCAGCACGTACTCCGATGGCACCAAGGTTCAGGGCATCCTCTCGCCGTATGACGGCCTGTCGATCGGCATCATCTCAGCGCTGACCGGCGCCGGATACGCCACCACCGCACTGCCGGTCATCACCGGTCAGGACGCGGAGGCGGCATCCGTCAAGTCGATCATCGCCGGACAGCAGTACTCGACGATCTACAAGGACACCCGCAAGCTGGGTACCGAGGCCGTCAAGATGGCCGACGACATCCTGAATGGCAAGACGCCCGAGGTCAACGACACGAAGAGCTACGACAACAAGGTCAAGGTTGTTCCGACCTTCCTGTTCCAGCCGACGGTCGTCACCAAGGACAACTACAAGTCCGTTCTGATCGACTCCGGTTACTACACAGAAGCAGACCTTAAGTAG